The Parashewanella spongiae genome has a window encoding:
- a CDS encoding efflux RND transporter periplasmic adaptor subunit encodes MLKSKSNSLIIAMVLSVVAVVWIITGTISGSQSQASTDNVETSSAKAPVIFKVQVQDFSAEPIENLVELQGQIEAYRRIDIKSELQGKVAKKSALKGDKLTKGQTVIELEVNHRQAELDYAKADLLLKQSELKASNKLMQKSLVSDNQNKQALAQLSQAKARVKQLALDVAHTKVRAAFDGVLNELTVNEGDYLSIGDKIGTLVDDKQLLIVGNVPQHFVQKLKLGMPVHAELISGRKLTAKLSYVSQDANPKTRTYRIEAKISELNDAPAFGQSAKVSIELEKEWAHKLSPSLLDLSTQGQLQVKAVDSENKVKDIQVTIIRSDNTGTYLAGLPNQVRLITVGQGFVRQGQLVDPQVALAAEE; translated from the coding sequence ATGCTGAAATCAAAATCAAATTCGCTCATTATTGCAATGGTGTTGTCGGTGGTTGCTGTAGTTTGGATCATTACTGGCACAATCAGTGGTAGTCAATCTCAAGCCTCGACAGATAATGTCGAAACATCGTCAGCAAAGGCGCCAGTTATATTCAAAGTACAGGTGCAAGACTTTAGCGCTGAACCAATCGAAAATTTGGTTGAATTACAAGGTCAAATTGAAGCATATCGCCGCATTGATATTAAGTCTGAGCTTCAAGGAAAAGTCGCTAAAAAATCAGCTTTGAAAGGCGACAAACTGACAAAGGGACAGACGGTCATTGAGCTTGAAGTTAACCATAGACAAGCCGAACTCGATTATGCCAAAGCGGACTTATTGCTTAAGCAATCAGAGCTCAAAGCAAGTAACAAATTAATGCAAAAAAGTCTCGTATCTGATAATCAAAATAAACAAGCGCTTGCGCAATTATCACAAGCCAAAGCCAGAGTGAAACAACTGGCTTTAGATGTTGCACATACGAAGGTACGTGCGGCGTTTGATGGGGTTTTAAATGAATTAACGGTAAATGAAGGTGACTACTTATCGATAGGCGATAAAATCGGCACCCTCGTTGACGATAAACAATTGCTGATAGTCGGAAATGTACCGCAGCATTTCGTGCAAAAGCTTAAATTAGGTATGCCTGTGCATGCTGAACTGATATCAGGGCGTAAATTGACGGCCAAATTAAGTTATGTGTCGCAGGATGCCAATCCTAAAACTCGGACATATCGGATCGAGGCCAAGATCAGTGAATTAAATGATGCTCCTGCTTTTGGACAAAGTGCCAAAGTCAGTATTGAACTCGAAAAAGAATGGGCTCATAAATTGTCACCATCATTACTCGACTTATCGACTCAAGGCCAATTGCAAGTCAAAGCTGTCGACAGTGAGAATAAAGTCAAAGATATTCAAGTGACGATTATCCGTTCTGACAATACCGGAACTTATCTGGCTGGACTGCCTAATCAGGTGCGTCTTATCACTGTTGGCCAAGGTTTTGTTCGTCAAGGTCAATTGGTTGATCCGCAAGTTGCATTAGCGGCCGAGGAATAA
- a CDS encoding penicillin-binding protein activator, with translation MLKSQTLNKFITLILLSLTLSACKSTAPINQPVVDISLREVSKTAEQYLSQAAYAQNNIQRDKLTLLAAHAELNQQRIDSADRLLKSLKVKLTPQPELLAEHKLLSAQVFIKRRQLNDALNELNYPSQWRLPSWQWITYHQQKSSLYQQTLQPIKQLAELSLLSKYYSRADAQAINDRIWHGLQPLKQEQLAKLSQQTTEPLFSGWLQLGYIAKHYGADPLQLVSYLSRWQKQHQAHPAARKLPSDLEKALNTEPYQPKQIAVLLPLSGTRATLTDPIRSGILSSYLEMNIPQVSLNFYDTSLGVEAAYQQALSENADFIIGPVLPMNVTKLKQLQAQQSQPNTIPQLFLNQYEGFTADADQYYFSLSPQQEAVDSAMHMHKDGITSPLIFASNDGFGHRMATAYKAQWQQLTGNPADVHFYDAGDKMKLTVQEAMGVKASQARIKQMKAMFGNKIKADFRSRRDIDAIYMISSSQDLSLLKPFIDVNFSVFAQPVPLYSTSRSRPNGGQRRAATEFNGITLSDAPWLMQNTPENRVINTLWPNWTNSQQRLYAMGFDAFSLINKLAQMRAFPGYHLKGHSGSLSIQADGVIYRQLQWGQYRRGYLTSL, from the coding sequence GTGTTGAAAAGCCAAACGTTAAACAAGTTTATTACGCTAATCCTGCTGAGTTTGACTTTGTCAGCATGTAAATCCACTGCGCCAATAAATCAGCCAGTCGTGGATATCTCATTAAGGGAAGTATCTAAAACGGCTGAGCAATATTTATCTCAAGCGGCTTACGCACAAAATAATATTCAACGAGATAAATTGACTCTTTTAGCAGCTCACGCTGAATTGAATCAACAACGTATAGATTCTGCAGATAGATTATTAAAATCACTTAAAGTCAAACTGACGCCTCAACCTGAATTGTTGGCCGAGCATAAGCTTTTATCGGCTCAAGTATTTATTAAACGCCGACAATTAAATGATGCACTTAATGAACTAAATTACCCAAGTCAATGGCGGTTACCCAGCTGGCAGTGGATCACTTATCATCAACAAAAATCATCGCTTTATCAACAAACGCTACAACCAATCAAACAACTAGCTGAATTAAGCTTGCTCAGTAAATATTATTCCAGAGCAGACGCTCAAGCGATCAATGATCGTATTTGGCATGGCTTACAGCCTTTGAAGCAAGAACAACTTGCTAAGCTTTCGCAACAGACCACAGAGCCTCTATTTTCTGGTTGGTTACAACTTGGTTATATAGCTAAACATTATGGTGCCGATCCTTTGCAATTAGTGAGCTATTTAAGCCGTTGGCAAAAGCAACATCAGGCGCACCCTGCGGCGAGAAAACTACCTTCTGATTTAGAAAAAGCTTTAAACACGGAACCTTATCAGCCGAAACAGATTGCGGTTTTACTCCCGTTGAGCGGCACAAGGGCAACGCTAACCGACCCAATCCGTTCCGGTATTTTAAGTAGTTATCTAGAAATGAACATACCGCAAGTTTCGCTTAATTTCTATGATACGAGTTTGGGTGTCGAAGCTGCTTATCAACAAGCTCTTTCTGAAAATGCTGACTTTATTATTGGCCCAGTATTGCCAATGAATGTCACTAAATTAAAGCAGCTCCAAGCTCAGCAATCACAACCAAACACAATTCCTCAGCTGTTTTTAAATCAATATGAGGGCTTTACCGCTGATGCAGATCAATACTATTTCTCACTCTCACCACAGCAAGAAGCAGTGGATTCAGCGATGCATATGCACAAAGATGGGATTACAAGTCCTTTAATTTTCGCCAGTAACGATGGGTTTGGGCATAGAATGGCCACTGCTTACAAAGCGCAATGGCAACAACTTACAGGCAATCCAGCCGATGTGCACTTTTATGATGCTGGCGATAAAATGAAGCTCACGGTACAAGAAGCGATGGGCGTGAAAGCTAGCCAAGCCAGAATCAAGCAAATGAAGGCCATGTTTGGCAATAAAATCAAAGCCGATTTCCGTTCACGCCGAGATATCGATGCCATTTATATGATTTCAAGCTCACAAGACTTGTCATTACTTAAGCCATTTATTGATGTGAATTTCAGCGTGTTTGCTCAACCAGTTCCGTTATACTCAACCAGTAGAAGCCGTCCAAACGGTGGTCAACGACGTGCGGCAACAGAGTTTAATGGCATCACTTTAAGTGATGCCCCTTGGCTCATGCAAAACACCCCTGAAAATCGAGTTATTAATACTTTATGGCCCAACTGGACAAACAGCCAGCAACGTTTATATGCCATGGGATTCGATGCGTTTTCTTTGATCAATAAGCTGGCTCAAATGCGAGCCTTCCCTGGTTATCATCTTAAAGGGCATAGCGGTAGTTTATCGATTCAAGCTGACGGTGTTATTTATCGTCAATTACAGTGGGGACAATACCGTCGAGGATATTTAACCTCATTATGA
- a CDS encoding reverse transcriptase domain-containing protein, translating to MANTPVNIRILQRKLYLRSKLNSELRFYSLYDKLSRLDILEEAYRRCKANKGGAGIDGITFSCLEQQKKVVALLKEIQTQLQQKNYRPSPVKRVEILKDNGKTRKLGIPIISDRIVQMAMTIVMQPVYEPHLHEHSYGYRPCRSAQQAVKVIEMSLKQGYQHVLDADLSAYFDTIPHAKLMAKVERRISDSSFLSLLKSFIKAPISVETVNRKWRIEASRCGTPQGGVISPLLANIYLNDFCLKIHEKTPCKIVTYADDFVVLHKQTYNTRATGLDNTAIK from the coding sequence ATGGCTAACACTCCAGTAAATATCAGAATATTACAGCGAAAACTTTACTTACGCTCAAAGCTTAACTCGGAGCTACGATTTTACAGCTTGTACGATAAACTCAGTCGCCTAGATATACTCGAAGAAGCCTATCGACGATGCAAAGCCAATAAAGGCGGAGCAGGAATTGATGGCATCACATTCAGTTGTCTAGAGCAGCAAAAGAAAGTCGTTGCGCTGTTAAAAGAAATTCAAACTCAATTACAACAGAAAAACTATCGACCTAGCCCAGTCAAACGAGTAGAAATACTCAAAGACAACGGCAAAACGCGGAAACTTGGGATCCCGATAATCAGTGACAGAATTGTGCAAATGGCGATGACAATAGTGATGCAACCCGTCTACGAACCTCATTTACATGAACACAGTTATGGTTATCGTCCATGTCGAAGCGCCCAGCAAGCGGTAAAAGTCATTGAAATGAGCCTAAAACAAGGCTATCAGCACGTACTTGATGCTGACTTGAGCGCCTATTTCGATACCATCCCGCACGCTAAGTTGATGGCAAAAGTAGAAAGGCGAATAAGCGACAGCAGCTTTCTGAGTTTGCTGAAAAGCTTTATCAAAGCGCCCATCAGCGTAGAGACGGTCAACAGAAAATGGCGAATAGAAGCAAGCCGATGTGGCACTCCGCAAGGCGGAGTTATCTCTCCACTACTGGCTAACATCTATCTCAACGATTTCTGTTTGAAAATACACGAAAAAACACCGTGTAAAATCGTTACCTATGCAGATGATTTTGTTGTACTCCATAAGCAAACCTACAACACAAGAGCAACTGGACTGGATAACACAGCAATTAAGTGA
- a CDS encoding group II intron maturase-specific domain-containing protein — protein sequence MLYSISKPTTQEQLDWITQQLSDEGLKLNQSKTHCVDMGKLMNEFDFLGFNFQRITGLIKGTSYIKIQASKKSQTKLKNKIRDIVKHRTSNTLGVLINKVNQVLRGWKHYFGGIGYPRGVFFRINGFVVNRFYRWHRRLSQRRSKYLSRGAYEKLRQAGLEYLPTTR from the coding sequence TTGTTGTACTCCATAAGCAAACCTACAACACAAGAGCAACTGGACTGGATAACACAGCAATTAAGTGATGAAGGTCTGAAGCTAAATCAAAGTAAAACCCACTGTGTGGATATGGGAAAGCTGATGAATGAGTTTGATTTCCTCGGTTTTAACTTTCAACGGATCACAGGCCTCATCAAAGGCACCAGTTACATCAAGATACAGGCGTCTAAGAAGAGCCAAACAAAGCTGAAAAATAAAATCAGAGACATAGTGAAACACCGAACCTCAAATACACTTGGCGTACTGATAAATAAGGTTAATCAAGTTCTGAGGGGATGGAAACACTATTTTGGTGGGATAGGTTATCCCAGAGGTGTATTTTTCAGAATAAATGGATTTGTAGTAAACCGGTTCTATCGCTGGCATCGTCGCTTAAGTCAACGTCGAAGCAAGTATCTATCACGAGGTGCTTACGAAAAATTACGCCAAGCTGGTCTTGAGTATTTACCCACGACAAGATGA
- the trpS gene encoding tryptophan--tRNA ligase produces MTKPIVLSGAQPSGELTIGNYMGALRQWVSMQDSHDCLYCVVDLHAITVRQDPQELRTACLDTLALYLACGVDPKKSTVFIQSQVPQHTQLGWALNCYTQMGELNRMTQFKDKSQKHSNNINVGLYGYPVLMAADILLYQANEIPVGQDQKQHLELTRDIATRFNNVYGDTFTIPEPFIPKQGAKVMSLQDAAKKMSKSDENRNNVIGLLEDPKAILKKVKKAVTDSEEPPRVAFDVDNKPGVSNLLSLMSGASGRSIADIEKEFEGKMYGHLKVATGEAVVAMLEPLQQRYKEFRADQSYLDTVMREGAEKAQARAEVTIKNVYEKIGLLV; encoded by the coding sequence GTGTCAATGCAAGACAGTCATGATTGCCTTTATTGTGTTGTCGATTTGCATGCCATTACGGTTAGACAAGATCCTCAGGAATTAAGAACAGCTTGTTTAGATACACTCGCGTTATATCTTGCATGTGGTGTTGATCCTAAAAAGAGCACTGTATTTATTCAGTCTCAGGTACCGCAACATACTCAGCTGGGTTGGGCCTTAAATTGTTATACCCAAATGGGTGAGCTGAATCGAATGACTCAGTTTAAAGACAAATCCCAGAAGCACTCAAATAACATTAACGTGGGCTTGTATGGCTATCCAGTGTTGATGGCTGCCGACATATTGTTATACCAAGCCAATGAAATTCCTGTTGGGCAAGATCAAAAACAGCATCTTGAGCTGACACGTGATATTGCTACGCGTTTTAATAATGTTTATGGAGACACTTTTACGATTCCTGAGCCCTTTATTCCCAAGCAAGGGGCAAAAGTGATGTCGTTGCAAGATGCCGCTAAGAAGATGTCTAAGTCTGATGAAAATCGCAATAATGTTATCGGCTTACTTGAAGATCCAAAAGCGATATTGAAAAAAGTGAAAAAAGCGGTGACTGATTCAGAAGAGCCACCAAGAGTCGCGTTTGATGTTGATAATAAACCGGGTGTTTCGAATTTATTGAGCCTTATGTCAGGCGCTTCAGGGCGGAGCATTGCTGATATCGAAAAAGAGTTCGAAGGAAAAATGTACGGTCACCTTAAAGTAGCAACGGGTGAAGCTGTGGTTGCCATGCTTGAGCCGTTACAACAACGCTATAAAGAGTTCAGAGCGGATCAGAGTTATTTAGATACCGTTATGCGTGAAGGCGCGGAAAAAGCACAAGCGCGTGCTGAAGTAACAATTAAAAACGTTTATGAAAAGATAGGCTTGTTAGTGTAA
- a CDS encoding YraN family protein — protein sequence MNIGSQGEKKARTYLEQHGLIFKASNVRYRFGELDLIMRDDQYWVFVEVKFRSNARFGGAISAVSTKQMARIRLAADHYLQQQKIDAPCRFDVIAIDNDEIQWLKAAF from the coding sequence ATGAATATTGGATCGCAAGGCGAAAAGAAGGCAAGAACCTATTTAGAGCAACATGGTCTTATATTTAAAGCGAGTAACGTACGATATCGTTTTGGTGAGCTGGATTTGATCATGAGGGATGATCAATACTGGGTATTTGTCGAAGTTAAATTTCGCAGTAACGCCCGTTTTGGTGGCGCCATCAGCGCAGTATCTACAAAGCAAATGGCTCGTATCCGTCTTGCTGCCGATCACTATTTACAACAACAAAAAATTGATGCCCCATGTCGTTTCGATGTAATAGCCATCGACAATGATGAAATTCAATGGCTCAAAGCCGCATTTTAG
- the rsmI gene encoding 16S rRNA (cytidine(1402)-2'-O)-methyltransferase — translation MDQVVALYIVPTPIGNLGDISSRAIEILNQVNLIACEDTRHSGRLLSHLGIKTRTTAVHDHNEREKASWIVEQLNAGGSVALISDAGTPLISDPGYHLVNFVREAGFAVIPLPGACAAITALSASGLPSDRFSFEGFLPAKEKGRADKLKALREDTRTLIFYESPHRILPSLQSIQTHLGGARKMVMARELTKTFETFLSGSVTEVLQQVESDPNQQRGEMVLMTHGAEVVEQEALPAESIETLKILCSELPLKKAAALTAQIHGLKKNALYKHGLEIGL, via the coding sequence ATGGATCAAGTTGTTGCACTTTATATCGTTCCCACCCCAATTGGTAACTTGGGAGACATCAGCTCTCGCGCGATTGAAATACTCAATCAAGTAAATTTAATTGCCTGCGAAGATACGCGTCACAGCGGTCGGTTATTGAGTCATTTAGGCATTAAAACTCGTACTACAGCGGTGCATGATCATAATGAACGTGAGAAAGCCTCTTGGATAGTCGAACAACTTAATGCTGGTGGTTCAGTCGCATTGATTTCTGATGCGGGGACGCCTTTGATCTCCGATCCTGGTTACCATTTAGTGAATTTTGTACGCGAAGCAGGCTTTGCCGTTATTCCTTTACCGGGAGCTTGTGCTGCGATTACCGCACTCAGCGCTTCGGGTTTGCCGTCAGATCGTTTTTCATTTGAAGGTTTTTTACCAGCAAAAGAAAAAGGCCGTGCCGATAAGTTAAAAGCGTTGAGAGAAGATACACGAACGTTAATTTTTTATGAATCACCACACCGCATCTTACCAAGTTTACAGTCTATTCAGACTCATTTGGGCGGTGCTAGAAAAATGGTAATGGCTCGTGAATTAACCAAAACATTTGAAACTTTTTTATCGGGTTCGGTTACGGAGGTTTTGCAGCAAGTTGAGTCTGATCCGAATCAGCAACGCGGCGAAATGGTACTGATGACCCATGGAGCAGAAGTCGTTGAGCAAGAAGCCTTACCCGCAGAGTCTATTGAGACCCTTAAAATTCTTTGCTCAGAGTTGCCTTTGAAAAAAGCGGCAGCACTCACTGCCCAAATACATGGTTTAAAGAAAAATGCCTTGTATAAACATGGGCTTGAAATCGGTCTGTAA
- a CDS encoding TetR/AcrR family transcriptional regulator, which produces MKNESSRKEREFARREQDILAAALSLFEGSDWQSVTVEHIAKQAGIGKGTVYKHFSCKEEIYARIALAHFGGYEKLWLAIDHEQSAIDWLSQVIEQSLLTSIAHPVAAKIAHYCKRTDFKQRLSPELTAAFERFDKKCDDIFEKVLEMGMKKGEIPVQPIEEIALALHANFHGALAMIWDGDLQQYGTVKQEDFIRITTKFMIAGILGYQG; this is translated from the coding sequence ATGAAGAACGAATCAAGTCGAAAAGAGCGTGAGTTCGCAAGGCGTGAGCAAGATATTCTTGCGGCGGCGCTGAGCTTGTTTGAAGGCTCTGATTGGCAAAGTGTGACGGTTGAACACATCGCTAAGCAAGCCGGAATTGGTAAGGGAACAGTATACAAACACTTTTCTTGTAAAGAAGAGATTTATGCACGGATTGCTTTGGCTCATTTTGGTGGTTATGAAAAACTTTGGTTGGCGATAGATCATGAACAAAGCGCGATTGACTGGTTAAGCCAAGTCATCGAGCAATCTTTACTCACCTCGATTGCACATCCTGTCGCGGCTAAAATTGCGCATTATTGCAAACGTACAGACTTTAAACAGCGGTTATCTCCCGAACTAACTGCTGCGTTCGAACGTTTTGATAAAAAGTGTGACGACATTTTTGAAAAAGTGTTGGAAATGGGGATGAAGAAAGGTGAAATTCCTGTTCAACCGATTGAAGAAATAGCCTTGGCTTTACACGCTAATTTTCATGGTGCTTTAGCAATGATTTGGGATGGCGATTTGCAGCAATATGGTACGGTAAAACAAGAAGATTTTATCCGCATTACGACCAAATTCATGATTGCAGGGATCCTTGGTTACCAAGGTTGA
- a CDS encoding BON domain-containing protein yields MIRLTAILLSLMLLQGCAGLIVAGVVGGAVMLNDERPLKTQLGDTDADFTISAALAKHEDIKNHTHIRAITVNRKVLVIGQAPNERLKVKVIQIINELKLSDKIYDQIRIGSPTNFGTRSNDTWITTKVKGRMLNTDGLDITRIKVVTENSEVFLLGIIDKNQADIAADIARFTTGVKRVIKVFESPKK; encoded by the coding sequence ATGATCCGATTAACGGCAATCTTATTAAGCTTAATGTTACTTCAGGGATGCGCGGGCTTGATTGTTGCTGGTGTTGTTGGTGGTGCTGTCATGCTCAACGATGAGCGGCCTCTTAAAACGCAGTTAGGCGATACAGACGCTGACTTTACCATCAGCGCGGCACTCGCGAAACATGAAGACATTAAAAATCACACTCATATTCGCGCCATTACGGTTAACCGCAAAGTGTTGGTGATTGGACAGGCACCCAATGAGAGACTTAAAGTTAAAGTCATTCAAATCATTAACGAATTAAAATTATCAGACAAAATCTACGATCAAATCCGTATCGGCTCACCAACCAACTTTGGCACACGAAGTAACGACACTTGGATCACAACGAAAGTTAAAGGTCGAATGCTGAATACCGATGGACTCGACATTACGCGTATAAAAGTCGTCACAGAAAACAGTGAAGTATTTTTGTTGGGTATAATTGATAAGAACCAAGCTGACATTGCGGCCGATATTGCTCGTTTTACTACTGGTGTAAAAAGGGTCATTAAAGTGTTTGAAAGCCCTAAAAAATAG
- a CDS encoding phosphoheptose isomerase has translation MLDRIKDSFTESIQTKIDAAEALPESIEQAAQMMVNCLLNGNKILACGNGGSAGDAQHFSAELLNRYEIERPPLPAIALTTDSSTLTAIANDYSYDEVFSKQILALGQPGDILLAISTSGNSGNVIKAMEAALSRDMTIVAMTGKDGGAMAGLMGPNDVEVRVPSNITARIQEVHLLVIHCLCDNIDKTLFPQDEQ, from the coding sequence ATGTTAGACCGTATTAAAGACAGTTTTACCGAGTCAATTCAAACTAAAATTGATGCTGCAGAAGCCTTACCGGAATCAATCGAACAGGCGGCTCAAATGATGGTGAACTGCTTACTAAATGGAAATAAAATCCTCGCTTGTGGTAATGGTGGTAGTGCAGGTGATGCGCAACATTTTTCAGCCGAGTTATTAAACCGATACGAAATTGAGCGCCCTCCTTTACCAGCCATTGCCCTCACCACTGACTCATCAACTTTGACCGCTATCGCAAATGATTACAGCTACGATGAAGTGTTTTCCAAACAAATTTTAGCCTTAGGTCAACCTGGTGACATTCTTCTTGCCATATCAACCAGTGGAAACTCGGGTAACGTAATTAAAGCTATGGAAGCTGCATTAAGCCGTGACATGACCATAGTGGCAATGACAGGCAAAGATGGCGGAGCCATGGCAGGCTTGATGGGACCAAACGATGTTGAAGTGCGTGTACCATCTAACATCACAGCTCGCATTCAAGAAGTTCACTTACTGGTAATTCACTGTTTGTGCGATAACATTGATAAAACATTATTCCCACAGGATGAACAATAA